One window of the Rhipicephalus sanguineus isolate Rsan-2018 chromosome 4, BIME_Rsan_1.4, whole genome shotgun sequence genome contains the following:
- the LOC119390656 gene encoding gastrula zinc finger protein XlCGF52.1 → MPAYCSDGRNDILGRLLSEDGTIRYTPRPSERDHDDIVPEPLHHAAPSPANESGQAVETPPELAFDLGHVTDKSVQVRLLTYHEASQANEKKILSTSATQTEPQVVSSDSLSFASLERSSSLEPVRPRLHSCQQCTYVTHNKSYMSRHLRMHRGERSFQCNLCPAAFTQNSNLVAHMRNHTGERPFSCVHCNASYTRKHTLYVHMRTHTGERPFSCAHCKASFSRKDYLSDHMRIHTGDRPFSCVRCSASFSRKDTLNGHMRTHNGERPFSCVHCNASFAMETSLVTHMRIHTGERPFSCVHCHATFVQKKNLVRHVRKHTGERCFSCAHCSASFVTKHYLVQHLRTHTGERPFACDHCDASFLRKASLVMHMRTHTGERPFCCVHCNASFSRKNCLVMHIRTHTGERPYSCVHCSASFSQKHRLTHHMSSRHEKKKT, encoded by the exons ATTCTTGGACGGCTGCTCTCTGAAGACGGAACCATCAGGTACACGCCAAGACCAAGCGAAAGAGATCAC GATGACATTGTACCAGAGCCATTACATCACGCAGCACCGAGTCCGGCTAATGAGTCGGGACAAGCTGTAGAAACACCACCAGAGCTAGCGTTTGATCTGGGCCATGTCACCGATAAATCTGTTCAAGTTCGGCTACTAACCTACCACGAAGCATCTCAAGCAAATGAAAAGAAAATTCTGTCAACAAGTGCTACTCAAACAGAGCCTCAAGTTGTTTCTTCAG ATTCCCTGTCTTTTGCGTCTCTGGAACGGTCTTCTTCATTGGAGCCTGTACGACCTCGACTGCATTCCTGccagcagtgcacctatgtgacacATAATAAGTCATATATGAGCAGACACCTTCGGATGCACAGAGGCGAACGCTCCTTCCAGTGCAACCTGTGTCCAGCTGCATTCACTCAGAACTCCAACCTGGTGGCTCACATGCGCaatcacacaggagagcgtcccttttcctgtgtccactgcaatgcatcctataCGCGGAAGCATACCCTCTATGTCCAtatgcgcactcacacaggagagcgccccTTTTCCTGTGCCCACTGCAAGGCATCCTTTTCGCGGAAAGACTACCTCAGTGACCACATGCGCATTCACACAGGAGATCGtcccttttcttgtgtccgctGCAGTGCATCGTTTTCGCGGAAAGACACCCTCAATGGCCACATGCGCACTCACAATGGAGAGCGTccattttcctgtgtccactgcaatgcatcgttCGCGATGGAAACCAGCCTCGTGACGCACATGCGCATTCACACAGGAGAACGTCCCTTCTCCTGCGTGCACTGCCATGCAACCTTCGTGCAGAAAAAGAACCTCGTGAGACACGTCCGCAAGCACACAGGAGAGCGTTGCTTTTCCTGTGCCCACTGCAGTGCATCGTTTGTGACTAAGCACTACCTTGTTCAGCACctgcgcactcacacaggagagcgtcctttCGCCTGTGACCACTGCGATGCATCCTTTTTGCGGAAAGCGAGCCTCGTgatgcacatgcgcactcacacaggagagcgtcccttctgctgcgtccactgcaatgcatcattTTCGCGGAAAAACTGTCTCGTGATGCACATCcgtactcacacaggagagcgtccctactCGTGCGTCCACTGCAGTGCATCTTTTTCACAAAAACACCGGCTCACGCACCACATGTCCAGCCGTCATGAAAAGAAGAAGACATAA